Proteins encoded by one window of Yamadazyma tenuis chromosome 2, complete sequence:
- the ERG12 gene encoding Mevalonate kinase (EggNog:ENOG503NWCI; COG:I), whose protein sequence is MDKPFFVSAPGKVILFGEHSAVYGKPAIAAALSLRTYLLVTPNQDPESIRLDFPDIQLSHSWKKSELPFEQSKPFIQYEEGLPKVSTELIPEIVDKLSILLADMNNTFHYKACISFLYLYLHLCGADVAGVTMTVRSTVPIGAGLGSSACVSVCLAAALSMIGGHITKPPFGLREKADATDVKELDFIDQWSFIGEKMFHGNPSGIDNAVATHGGAVMFQRMTNPSQPSVRTTMRNFPPLKMLLTNTKVPRSTAHLVSDVSRINSEYSKICEPILDAMGSISTTAYQLMIEPNFDELHKQKLRQLASVNHGLLVALGVSHPALEQVKMIADIEQIGVTKLTGAGGGGCAITLVDDSVAEEKIQQVISQYTAKGFECYETSLGGKGVGALFMDDCNHAVFAADAFAKFGTRADIEQALHFDVVGDWKFW, encoded by the coding sequence ATGGACAAGCCATTCTTTGTAAGTGCCCCAGGCAAAGTCATTCTCTTTGGCGAACACTCTGCCGTGTACGGTAAGCCCGCCATAGCCGCTGCCTTGAGCTTGAGAACTTATCTTCTTGTGACTCCCAACCAGGACCCCGAGTCTATACGATTGGACTTCCCAGACATCCAGTTATCTCACTCATGGAAAAAATCCGAATTACCGTTCGAGCAGTCCAAGCCGTTCATCCAGTACGAGGAAGGATTGCCCAAGGTTTCCACCGAACTCATTCCTGAAATCGTTGACAAACTAAGTATTTTATTGGCGGATATGAATAACACTTTCCACTACAAAGCGTGTATTTCGTTTTTGTACCTATACTTACACCTCTGTGGAGCAGATGTTGCTGGTGTGACCATGACCGTGCGGTCCACTGTTCCAATTGGTGCCGGGTTAGGATCATCTGCGTGTGTGTCGGTGTGTCTTGCCGCTGCTTTATCGATGATAGGTGGccacatcaccaaacctCCGTTCGGACTCAGGGAAAAGGCCGATGCCACCGACGTTAAGGAGTTGGACTTTATTGACCAGTGGTCATTCATCGGCGAGAAGATGTTCCACGGGAATCCGTCAGGAATTGACAACGCGGTGGCCACCCACGGCGGAGCAGTGATGTTCCAGAGAATGACAAACCCATCCCAGCCGTCGGTCAGAACCACCATGCGCAACTTCCCACCCTTGAAGATGTTGctcaccaacaccaaggtTCCGCGGAGTACGGCCCACTTGGTGAGTGACGTGTCGAGGATCAACAGCGAGTACTCCAAGATCTGTGAGCCCATTTTGGATGCGATGGGAAGCATTTCCACGACTGCGTACCAGTTGATGATCGAGCCCAACTTCGATGAgctccacaaacagaaGCTCCGGCAGTTGGCCAGTGTCAACCACGGGTTGTTGGTGGCCTTGGGAGTGTCGCACCCTGCTTTGGAACAGGTGAAGATGATCGCAGACATCGAACAAATCGGCGTCACCAAGTTGACCGGGGCCGGAGGAGGAGGGTGTGCCATCACGTTGGTAGATGATAGCGttgctgaagaaaagatcCAACAGGTGATCTCGCAGTACACGGCCAAGGGGTTCGAATGCTATGAAACGTCCTTGGGTGGAAAAGGTGTAGGTGCTCTATTCATGGACGATTGCAACCACGCggtttttgcagccgacGCATTTGCTAAATTTGGCACCAGAGCAGACATAGAGCAGGCATTACATTTCGACGTGGTGGGAGACTGGAAGTTCTGGTGA
- the RAI1 gene encoding decapping endonuclease targeting mRNA (COG:L; EggNog:ENOG503NUVB) translates to MIRTLPLTARAPVASLKKPKELTTYRRDLNGNYIHDDEGHSYFYFPDSYVERGFDMAAGFSKFNKIPEAKNLGDFHAILAALVKHEQSVGARVECDVIAFRGIMTKLMTLPIARDDFSLKVLTYGGHIMIKNNDEFELTRRTANTPTDLGQRLEYSGYKFEKLVMLPRPWSECSRATIESRPTQEVNNYEQLISVVRTGIGKTRMVLAGEVDGIFDYKPVSDSNLPHYIELKTNNLITNEHQMKSFEKKLYKTWAQCFLMGIKNIGVGFRDESLHLRNVEIYEADEIPAMLKDKINCVSSLKFFGALMEWLNELDKTVTKSYTMSFESGKVMLMESPLSFESEFLTEEFKRWRQSLA, encoded by the coding sequence ATGATCAGGACATTGCCGTTGACAGCCAGGGCACCGGTGGCATCGCTCAAGAAGCCCAAGGAACTCACCACTTACCGCCGAGATCTCAATGGCAACTATATTCATGACGATGAGGGCCACTCATACTTTTATTTCCCCGACTCGTACGTCGAACGAGGGTTCGACATGGCGGCTGggttctccaagttcaacaaaatccCCGAGGCAAAGAACTTGGGCGACTTCCACGCGATCCTCGCGGCCCTCGTCAAGCACGAGCAGCTGGTGGGCGCCCGGGTCGAGTGTGACGTGATTGCATTCCGAGGAATTATGACCAAATTAATGACATTGCCCATCGCTCGCGACGACTTCAGTCTCAAGGTCCTCACATACGGCGGACACATCATGATTAAGAACAACGACGAGTTTGAGCTCACGCGGCGCACCGCCAACACACCCACCGATCTCGGACAGAGACTCGAGTACTCTGGGTacaaatttgaaaagttggtgatgctCCCCAGGCCATGGAGCGAATGTTCGCGGGCCACCATCGAAAGCAGACCCACGCAAGAGGTCAACAACTACGAGCAACTCATCAGCGTGGTGCGCACGGGCATTGGCAAGACGCGCATGGTGTTGGCGGGTGAGGTGGATGGGATCTTTGACTACAAGCCGGTTTCAGACCTGAACTTGCCCCACTACATCGAGTTGaaaaccaacaacttgatcaccAATGAGCACCAGATGAAACtgtttgaaaagaagcTCTACAAAACATGGGCACAGTGTTTCTTGATGGGGATCAAGAACATCGGGGTCGGGTTCCGAGACGAGTCCCTTCACTTGAGAAACGTGGAAATCTATGAGGCGGACGAGATACCAGCCATGTTGAAGGACAAGATCAACTGTGTGAGCtcgttgaagttttttGGGGCGTTGATGGAGTGGTTGAATGAGTTGGATAAGACCGTCACTAAGAGCTATACCATGAGTTTTGAGAGTGGGaaggtgatgttgatggaaaGTCCGTTGTCGTTTGAAAGCGAGTTTTTGACGGAAGAGTTTAAGCGGTGGAGACAGTCTTTGGCGTAG
- the fsf1 gene encoding Sideroflexin FSF1 (COG:S; EggNog:ENOG503NVNM) — translation MASSVTGPVPLPDSRYDLSSYWGRVKHCAEISDPTMLLNTSSDIKRAKLMIWEYRNGVRPEMTPELWRAKKVLDSAVHPDTGDTVMLPFRMSSCVLSNLVVTAGMLTPNLGTAGTLFWQIANQSLNVAINTANANKSHPMTTKQIITNYGLAVSASCSVALGLNSLVPKLKSLQPNTRMIMGRLVPFAAVVSAGIVNVFLMRSEEIKKGISVFDNEGKEVGTSKTAALYAVGETAASRVINATPVMVIPPLVLASLQKTRFLKGKSKAVEILTNIGLIFSTSLVALPFALAVFPQRRTMAVSKLEPEFHNLKSANGVPVETLQFNRGI, via the coding sequence ATGGCATCTTCAGTTACCGGACCCGTGCCGTTGCCCGACTCCAGATATGACTTGTCCAGTTACTGGGGTAGGGTCAAGCACTGTGCAGAGATTTCTGATCCCACGATGTTGCTCAACACGTCAAGCGATATCAAAAGGGCCAAACTCATGATTTGGGAATACAGGAACGGTGTCAGACCCGAAATGACTCCTGAGTTGTGGAGAGCCAAAAAGGTATTGGACTCGGCAGTTCACCCCGATACCGGTGACACCGTGATGTTGCCGTTCAGAATGAGCTCGTGTGTattgtccaacttggtggttaCGGCCGGAATGTTAACTCCTAACTTAGGCACGGCTGGAACTCTTTTCTGGCAAATCGCCAACCAGTCGTTGAATGTTGCCATAAATACCGCCAACGCCAACAAATCGCATCCCATGACCACCAAGCAGATTATCACCAACTATGGGTTGGCGGTATCGGCGTCTTGTTCGGTTGCGTTGGGATTGAACTCGTTGGTGCCCAAATTGAAGTCTTTACAACCAAACACCCGGATGATCATGGGGAGATTGGTACCATTTGCAGCAGTGGTTTCTGCCGGTATTGTGAACGTGTTCTTGATGAGAAGTGAGGAGATCAAGAAAGGAATCAGTGTGTTTGATAATGAAGGAAAAGAGGTAGGAACCTCCAAAACCGCTGCCTTGTACGCGGTAGGAGAAACAGCAGCCAGTAGAGTCATCAACGCTACACCTGTAATGGTGATCCCCCCGTTAGTTTTGGCCCTGTTACAAAAAACCCGGTTTTTAAAGGGTAAATCAAAAGCAGTGGAAATCTTGACCAACATCGGGTTGATCTTCTCCACCTCTTTGGTGGCTTTACCATTTGCGTTGGCGGTGTTCCCACAAAGAAGAACTATGGCGGTATCAAAACTCGAGCCCGAGTTCCACAACTTGAAGCTGGCCAATGGAGTGCCCGTTGAGACCTTACAGTTCAACAGAGGTATTTAG
- the MSO1 gene encoding Putative component of the secretory vesicle docking complex (COG:S; EggNog:ENOG503P55F) produces the protein MNQYQNRSAEEQKTFLSKIKDNYSAKFGNLSLTSSIQKASSYVDKDGNSETDTLIHKAFVKYFDSQNQAYPEWLGVPAAPARSSARAGPPSGYTNVSSSQYKPVYSNYNTPQPPSQQQPQAQSQYAEPAPAAQSAYKPRSSSRLQDMYNKSRQQHVPGGGYNTVNQAPARTNSSTSGARLRERMMNSTSMTGMNNVISEGNNGGSGGSNGSKATWGRR, from the coding sequence ATGAACCAGTACCAGAACAGAAGTGCCGAAGAGCAAAAAACTTTCttatccaagatcaaagaCAACTACAGTGCCAAGTTCGGGAACTTGTCATTGACATCCAGCATCCAAAAGGCTTCGTCGTACGTCGATAAAGATGGGAACTCCGAAACAGATACCTTAATCCACAAGGCTTTCGTCAAGTATTTTGATTCCCAGAACCAGGCGTACCCCGAGTGGCTTGGGGTGCCGGCCGCCCCCGCCAGGTCCAGTGCGAGGGCCGGTCCACCGCTGGGCTATACTAATGTCAGCAGTAGTCAGTATAAGCCTGTTTACTCGAACTACAATACTCCGCAACCACCATCACAACAGCAGCCGCAAGCACAATCTCAGTACGCCGAGCCGGCGCCAGCCGCCCAGTCGGCGTATAAACCACGGTCCTCGAGTCGGTTGCAGGACATGTATAACAAGTCCCGGCAGCAACACGTACCGGGAGGAGGATACAATACTGTGAACCAGGCCCCGGCACGAACAAACAGCTCCACGTCCGGAGCGAGACTTAGAGAGAGAATGATGAACAGCACCAGCATGACGGGAATGAACAACGTGATAAGTGAAGGAAATAATGGAGGCAGCGGAGGATCAAACGGATCCAAGGCCACCTGGGGAAGACGTTAG
- a CDS encoding uncharacterized protein (EggNog:ENOG503NUAE; COG:S) — MKHIITLLLVVMWATVAMCDNGTEFMSFESWKKLKIKSDPTLKNTSQISPVKNDENRFNFASIDCAAKVVKTNEGAQESKSILMENKDSYLVNKCSTKDQFLIIELCQDILIDLIEIGNFEFFSSNFKRFKVSVNERYEDTNWKSLGEFEASNSRTLQKFKIINPLIWAKFIKIEILEHYGSEFYCPISLVKVYGKTMLEEFKEQTIEQPSVETDECKINSTLPYLGLNEFLNSIPEYCEVVEEESTATNNPQDSIFKNIIKRLSLLESNASLSLLYIEEQSRLLSDSFRKLQMEQSHDLDKLLWNFNQTFNQQMLKINQFNQFKLFESNKVISNLANDLSFYKKLLLVNFVLLTVLVCFLLLSKDLPVEIPIPRNYQFKVGSTKKKYKKKSKYRF; from the coding sequence ATGAAACATATCATCACACTACTACTAGTGGTCATGTGGGCGACAGTGGCCATGTGTGATAATGGCACTGAGTTCATGTCGTTTGAGAGCtggaagaagttgaaaatcaaAAGTGACCCCACCCTCAAGAACACTTCTCAGATCCTGCCGGTCAAGAATGACGAGAACAGATTCAACTTTGCATCGATTGACTGTGCTGCCAAAGTCGTCAAGACAAACGAGGGTGCCCAGGAGTCCAAGTCGATTTTGATGGAAAACAAAGACAGCTATCTTGTCAACAAATGCTCCACAAAAGACCAGTTTCTCATCATCGAGTTGTGCCAGGATATTTTGATCGATTTGATCGAAATCGGGAACTTTGAGTTTTTCagctccaacttcaagcGCTTCAAAGTTAGCGTCAATGAGAGGTATGAGGATACCAATTGGAAGCTGTTGGGGGAATTTGAGGCGTCGAATTCCCGGACCTTGcagaagttcaagatcatcaatCCGTTGATTTGGGCcaagttcatcaaaatAGAGATTTTGGAGCACTATGGTAGCGAGTTCTACTGTCCGATATCCTTGGTCAAAGTCTATGGTAAGACGATGTTGGAGGAGTTCAAGGAGCAAACCATTGAACAACCAAGTGTTGAAACCGATGAGTGCAAAATCAACTCTACTTTACCATATTTGGGATTGAACGAATTTTTGAACAGCATTCCTGAGTACTGTGaagtggtggaggaggaatCCACAGCCACCAACAATCCACAGGACTCgattttcaaaaacatcatcaaacGGCTTTCGCTTCTTGAATCCAATGCGAGTTTATCGCTTCTCTACATCGAAGAGCAAAGCAGACTCCTATCAGATTCATTCAGAAAGCTCCAGATGGAGCAGTCACATGACCTCGACAAGCTCTTGTGGAACTTCAACCAAACCTTCAACCAACAGATgctcaaaatcaaccagtTTAATCAATTCAAGTTATTCGAGTCTAATAAAGTAATATCCAACCTTGCAAACGACCTTTCGTTCTACAAAAAACTTTTATTGGTGAACTTTGTCCTTTTGACGGTACTTGTTTGCTTCTTGCTATTGTCCAAAGACTTACCAGTGGAAATCCCCATCCCTCGAAACTACCAGTTTAAAGTCGGGTCTACGAAGAAAAAGTataagaagaaactgaagTACAGGTTCTGA
- the CAT1_1 gene encoding catalase A (COG:Q; EggNog:ENOG503NUEX) translates to MAPVFTNSNGCPIPDPFATQRVGKHGPLLLQDFNLIDSLAHFDRERIPERVVHAKGSGAYGEFEVTDDITDVCGAAFLDTIGKKTRVFTRFSTVGGELGSADTARDPRGFATKFYTEEGNLDLVYNNTPIFFIRDPSKFPHFIHTQKRNPQTHLKDANMFWDYLTSNQEATHQVMFLFSDRGTPASYREMNGYSGHTYKWSNKKGEWFYVQVHFISDQGIKTLSNEEAGALAGSNPDYAQEDLFKNIAAGNGPSWTCYVQTMTQEQAKQAPFSVFDLTKVWPHKDYPMRRFGKFTLNENPKNYFAEVEQAAFSPAHTVPYMEPSADPVLQSRLFSYADTHRHRLGVNYTQIPVNCPVTGAVFNPHMRDGTMNVNGNLGEHPNYLDTSKPLEFKQFGLQEEQEVWEGAACPFHWKCEDDKDFTQATALWHVLAKYPNQQAHLAHNVAVHVCAADAHIQDRVFEMFGKVHPDLANLIKKETLELAPRK, encoded by the coding sequence ATGGCTCCtgttttcaccaattccaatggATGTCCAATTCCTGACCCATTTGCTACCCAAAGAGTCGGCAAACACGGTCCCTTGTTATTACAAGACTTTAACTTGATTGATTCTTTGGCTCACTTTGACAGAGAAAGAATTCCTGAAAGAGTGGTTCACGCCAAAGGTTCGGGCGCTTACGGGGAGTTTGAGGTGACTGATGATATCACCGACGTGTGTGGAGCGGCGTTTTTGGACACCATCGGTAAGAAAACCCGGGTGTTCACCAGATTCTCCACTGTCGGGGGCGAGTTGGGCTCGGCTGATACCGCCAGAGACCCCAGAGGTTTTGCCACCAAGTTTTACACCGAAGAAGGtaacttggacttggtgtACAACAACACGCCTATTTTCTTTATCAGAGACCCCTCCAAGTTCCCCCACTTTATTCACACGCAAAAGAGAAACCCCCAAACTCATTTGAAGGATGCCAACATGTTTTGGGACTACTTAACCAGTAACCAGGAAGCCACCCACCAGGTGATGTTTTTGTTCTCAGACCGTGGAACCCCAGCCAGTTATAGGGAAATGAACGGGTACTCGGGCCACACCTATAAGTGGTCCAACAAAAAGGGCGAATGGTTCTACGTGCAAGTGCACTTTATTTCTGACCAAGGTATCAAGACTTTAAGCAATGAGGAAGCTGGTGCTTTAGCAGGTTCTAACCCCGACTATGCTCAAGAAGATTTGTTTAAGAATATTGCTGCCGGTAACGGTCCTTCCTGGACCTGTTATGTTCAGACCATGACTCAAGAACAGGCCAAGCAGGCACCATTTTCGGTGTTTGATTTGACCAAGGTCTGGCCTCATAAGGACTACCCCATGAGGAGATTCGGTAAGTTTACCTTGAACGAAAACCCCAAAAACTACTttgctgaagttgaacaagctgCCTTTTCTCCAGCTCACACCGTTCCTTACATGGAACCAAGTGCGGATCCAGTGTTACAATCAAGATTGTTTTCGTATGCTGACACTCACAGACACAGATTGGGAGTCAACTATACTCAGATCCCTGTTAACTGTCCTGTCACCGGTGCCGTGTTCAACCCACATATGAGAGATGGTACCATGAATGTGAATGGCAACTTGGGAGAACATCCAAACTACTTGGATACTTCCAAACCACTTGAATTCAAGCAATTTGGCTTACAAGAAGAGCAAGAGGTTTGGGAAGGTGCTGCTTGTCCATTCCACTGGAAATGTGAAGATGACAAGGACTTTACTCAAGCCACTGCTTTGTGGCATGTGTTGGCCAAATATCCTAATCAGCAGGCTCACTTGGCACATAATGTGGCTGTTCATGTTTGTGCAGCCGATGCCCATATTCAAGACAGAGTGTTTGAGATGTTTGGAAAAGTCCACCCagacttggccaatttgatcaagaaggagACCTTGGAGTTGGCCCCTAGAAAGTAG
- a CDS encoding P-loop containing nucleoside triphosphate hydrolase protein (COG:A; EggNog:ENOG503NYNU): MSIAMRRFIQIARITNVSTRPALLGQYRLFSNTSFRFNVPQETVAPKESDPEGTLVKLRANEKIDPVISETLNNLNFRALTKVQDESIGPAIDEENGLVVRAKTGTGKTLAYLIPILNQLYPSRSHSLKNKHRVFHLIIVPTRDLAQQIERELTLFCKGHPELKKIFLTRVDVLTGSVRSHLESLFNPSIVIATPGRLIRTLEDKKRFGIRFRDLQTVTLDEADRLLDAGFGKDIDRIHELLTELNVGPQRGVDGLTFKYLLYSATIDKNVSEFAKQKIGENFKYIDCVNEEDTEAHENIRQVLVQTKSFNDSIHAALAHCIRNIEDEADFKGVLFLPTVKAVEWAYDTIKSSCSRINGRQVYKVNGQMTQAARDRNLLLFRRSQRGVLVATDVAARGLDFPDITTVLQASASSEIASYIHKIGRTGRAGKTGEAFLFSHEAESRFVKQLQKEKQIEFNETITYEDFQKDRELFKYSSHDDAIVEAVQSLCLFYSQASNQYGFSTFKCMQQVLEFYREITDSNEKLNLERKYLSVLNLPRHEAEQVFEVPDDYRQNGRRGGSGSRFNKFDGPKTGGYQRNNGRNDRGGYKSDSRGGYGGSRDRDNYRSNNRDNYRSNSRDGYKSNNRDGYKSNRDGYKGNRDGYKGKSGGSSSYERVKDYD; this comes from the coding sequence ATGAGTATAGCTATGAGAAGATTTATCCAAATAGCTAGAATCACCAACGTGTCTACTCGTCCCGCCTTGTTGGGCCAATATCGACTCTTCAGCAACACCTCCTTTAGATTCAACGTCCCTCAGGAAACTGTTGCTCCCAAGGAGTCTGATCCAGAAGGTACTCTCGTGAAATTGAGAGCTAATGAAAAAATTGACCCCGTCATCTCCGAAaccttgaacaatttgaacttcAGAGCGTTGACAAAGGTGCAAGATGAGTCGATTGGTCCGGCTatcgatgaagaaaacGGGCTTGTGGTCAGAGCCAAGACTGGGACCGGTAAGACATTGGCCTACCTTATCCCCATCTTAAACCAGTTGTATCCCAGCAGAAGCCATagtttgaaaaacaagCACCGGGTGTTCCATTTGATCATTGTTCCCACCAGAGACTTGGCTCAGCAAATCGAAAGAGAGCTTACTTTGTTTTGTAAAGGTCATCCTGAGTTAAAAAAGATATTTTTAACCAGAGTTGACGTATTGACTGGGAGCGTGAGATCCCACTTGGAATCTCTTTTTAATCCTTCGATCGTTATTGCCACTCCAGGAAGATTGATCAGAACCTTGGAAGATAAGAAGAGATTTGGTATTCGGTTTAGAGACCTTCAAACCGTCACCTTGGATGAAGCTGACAGATTATTAGATGCTGGTTTCGGTAAAGATATCGACCGAATTCACGAATTGTTGACGGAGCTCAACGTTGGGCCCCAACGAGGTGTTGATGGTCTcaccttcaagtacttgctTTATAGTGCCACCATAGATAAGAATGTCAGTGAATTTGCCAAACAGAAAATCGgtgaaaacttcaagtacatcGACTGTGTGAATGAGGAAGACACTGAGGCCCACGAGAATATCAGACAAGTGTTGGTGCAAACCAAGAGCTTCAACGACTCTATACACGCAGCTTTGGCTCACTGTATCAGAAACATTGAGGACGAGGCGGACTTCAAAGGAGTGCTTTTCCTTCCCACTGTGAAAGCAGTGGAATGGGCTTATGATACTATTAAGTCATCTTGTTCCAGAATCAATGGAAGGCAGGTGTACAAAGTCAATGGACAAATGACCCAGGCTGCCAGAGACAGAAATCTCTTGCTCTTTagaagaagtcaaagagGTGTCCTTGTTGCTACCGATGTGGCTGCAAGAGGATTGGATTTCCCAGACATCACCACTGTTCTTCAAGCGTCTGCCAGTTCTGAAATCGCTTCTTATATTCACAAGATTGGAAGAACCGGTAGGGCTGGTAAGACTGGTGAAGCGTTCCTTTTCTCCCACGAAGCTGAACTGAGGTTTGTGAAGCAGTTGCAAAAGGAAAAGCAAATCGAGTTCAATGAGACCATTACTTACGAAGACTTTCAGAAAGACAGggaattgttcaagtactcgAGTCATGATGACGCTATTGTTGAAGCGGTTCagagtttgtgtttgttcTATAGCCAAGCCAGTAACCAATATGGGTTCAGCACTTTCAAGTGTATGCAGCAGGTATTGGAGTTCTACCGGGAAATTACCGATCTGAACGAAAAACTTAACCTTGAGAGGAAGTACTTGAGTGTGCTTAATCTTCCAAGACACGAGGCTGAACAGGTGTTTGAGGTTCCCGATGACTATCGTCAAAATGGTAGAAGAGGTGGTTCTGGCAGCAGATTTAACAAGTTTGACGGACCAAAAACTGGTGGATATCAAAGAAACAACGGTAGAAACGATAGAGGTGGTTACAAGTCTGACTCCAGAGGTGGCTACGGAGGATCTCGTGATAGAGATAACTACAGAAGTAATAACAGAGACAACTACAGAAGTAATAGCAGAGATGGTTACAAGAGCAATAATAGAGACGGCTACAAAAGTAACAGAGACGGTTACAAAGGCAACAGAGACGGCTACAAAGGCAAGTCCGGTGGTTCCTCCAGTTATGAACGGGTCAAAGACTATGATTAG
- the CWC2 gene encoding Pre-mRNA-splicing factor (EggNog:ENOG503NUMG; COG:A) — protein sequence MNRPARVQVDPSSLPDDRPPQTGNVFNVWYLKWSGGDGSKNYEKSRFRVDITRDSGRTKANKSLTSTICLYFGRGCCYRGKSCDFLHRLPCETDYFPPTQDCFGRDKTFAHRDDMDGVGALNKINDTIYVSGLHPGDHTESVLSRHFSEFGSIAKIKVLYNKSCAFITFKHEFEAQFAKEAMQCQSLDDNEVLMIRWANDDPDPTSQVEKKRKLEEITVNTVKNLLNRQQQEHEESETEDPEIVEPEEPASPEHEPGQKLLEHSIFNQNSLSVLSKLKKRKMDMKPKDPPKTLDLSGYSSDEE from the coding sequence ATGAACCGACCAGCGAGAGTTCAGGTGGATCCAAGCTCGTTGCCCGATGATAGGCCACCACAGACTGGCAATGTGTTCAACGTATGGTACTTGAAGTGGTCGGGAGGTGATGGCAGTAAAAATTACGAGAAACTGCGCTTTCGAGTCGATATCACTCGAGACTCCGGCCGCACCAAAGccaacaagtctttgacCTCCACCATATGTTTGTACTTTGGGCGTGGCTGCTGCTACAGAGGCAAGTCATGTGACTTTCTCCATCGGTTGCCGTGTGAAACGGACTATTTCCCGCCCACCCAGGACTGTTTTGGTAGAGATAAGACGTTTGCTCATCGCGATGACATGGATGGCGTGGGAGCTTTGAACAAGATAAATGACACCATCTACGTAAGTGGGTTGCATCCCGGTGATCACACCGAGAGTGTGCTCCTGAGGCACTTTCTGGAGTTTGGCAGCAtcgccaaaatcaaggtGTTATACAATAAGAGTTGTGCCTTCATAACATTTAAGCACGAGTTCGAGGCTCAGTTTGCAAAAGAAGCCATGCAATGTCAATCTTTGGACGATAATgaggtgttgatgatacGATGGGCAAACGATGATCCGGATCCCACCAGCCAggtggaaaagaagaggaaacTCGAGGAGATCACTGTGAATACTGTGAAGAACTTGTTAAATCGTCAGCAGCAGGAGCATGAAGAATCAGAGACAGAGGATCCAGAGATCGTGGAGCCTGAAGAGCCTGCGAGTCCGGAGCATGAACCAGGGCAAAAACTACTTGAGCATTCTATATTCAACCAGAACTCATTGCTGGTGctatccaagttgaaaaagagaaaaatGGATATGAAACCTAAAGATCCTCCTAAAACACTTGACTTACTGGGGTACTCCAGTGATGAGGAATAG